The Pungitius pungitius chromosome 10, fPunPun2.1, whole genome shotgun sequence genome has a window encoding:
- the wars2 gene encoding tryptophan--tRNA ligase, mitochondrial produces the protein MAASLLACGIDPERAILFQQSQVSEHAELSWILGCLTSMPRLRHLPQWKMKSKLKNEGSVGLYTYPVLQAADILLYRSTHVPVGEDQVQHLELAQDLARIFNNRYGDLFPEPAALLSSTRKVKSLRDPAAKMSKSDPQTMATISLDDSPDDIALKLRRAVTDFTSEVSFDPEVRPGVSNLVTIHAAAAAISPEEAVSRARGMDTGAYKSLVAEAVVLRLAPIREEIWRLRGDRAHLEAVLARGARRARELAAPVLREVRRRVGFC, from the exons ATGGCGGCCAGCTTGCTGGCCTGCGGCATCGACCCTGAGCGGGCGATACTCTTCCAGCAGTCTcag GTGTCGGAGCACGCCGAGCTCTCCTGGATCCTCGGCTGTCTGACCAGCATGCCCCGCCTCCGTCACCTGCCGCAGTGGAAG ATGAAGAGCAAGCTGAAGAACGAAGGCAGCGTGGGTCTGTACACGTATCCGGTCCTCCAGGCCGCCGACATCCTCCTCtacag GTCCACTCACGTCCCCGTtggggaggaccaggtgcagcaTTTGGAGCTGGCTCAGGATCTGGCTCGCATCTTCAACAACCGCTACGGAGACCTGTTCCCCGAACCCGCCGCCCTGCTCA GCTCTACACGAAAGGTCAAGTCCCTCCGCGACCCCGCCGCCAAAATGTCCAAATCCGACCCCCAAACCATGGCGACCATCTCCCTCGACGACTCGCCCGACGACATCGCCCTCAAGCTGCGCCGCGCCGTCACCGACTTCACCTCCGAGGTGTCCTTCGACCCGGAGGTGCGGCCCGGCGTGTCCAACCTGGTGACCATCCACGCCGCCGCGGCGGCCATCAGCCCGGAGGAGGCGGTGTCCCGGGCCCGGGGGATGGACACGGGGGCCTACAAGTCGCTGGTGGCGGAGGCCGTGGTCCTGAGGCTGGCGCCCATCAGGGAGGAGATCTGGAGGCTGCGGGGGGACCGGGCCCACCTGGAGGCGGTGCTGGCCCGGGGGGCCCGCAGGGCTCGAGAGCTCGCCGCCCCCGTGCTCCGAGAGGTCCGACGGAGGGTGGGGTTCTGCTGA